Below is a window of Camelina sativa cultivar DH55 chromosome 11, Cs, whole genome shotgun sequence DNA.
AGTGAGTGGTCTTGCTTGCCGTGTTATGAAGTCCCTGGTCCTTGGTTACGAGAGATTGGCTCTCATCGTGTTAGGAGGTGgttgatgttatttttgagttGGCCGTGGGCATCCTTGGTAAATCTCATTCGTTTGTGCGGTAGAAGAATAGGTTCTTTGCTCTCTTGGTTCTATTGTTTCCTTTAAGATCTTTTGGCCGGTTGCTTGTGCTTTTAGATTAAGGTTGTtatttcttttcgtttttgttatcAAATGCTGCTGTTATGTTTGGTTTTACATAGTTTCTggggaaatcttgttttcctccGGCCTTAGTTTCCAGGGACATTCTTGTAGTCCGCCGGCTTAAACCTCCCCTCTTTTGGGCATAGTATTGTACCTTGTATCCTAGCTTGGTTTAAACcaagtttattaataaaatcagttgacaaaaaaaagccaaaaaaaaaaaaaaaaaaaNGGACAAGATCATAAGATAATTTAAGATCTGATGTTGTTTATGTGGCGAAACACCACATCATATGATAGTTGATCGTAAAGATTGACATTTgttatttcaaatgacatatgTGATGTCTGATTCAGTGTAGCTGTAGTCTTGTAGACTACTATGTTTATTAGTTggattagtctttttttttttttttactagagaATTATCCAATATCCACGGTAAATTTGAAAAACGTGGTTTGGTTTCCCCTTTTTCCTAAGTTTTTCTTTAACTAATTTCTGCTTTATATTCATCTCACATACTTTCCCACATTACTTGTTTCtgccacaatttttttttaatgctttgtttttggaaagattataaattaagaatctaacatttttataaacataacttGTTCAGATAACGTATACTATAAGAAATTTCGTTGATGTTGGTATATTCGCTTTGGAATATCACCGCAATATTTTGTCGATATGATTTTTTGTATAGTTTCTTTAAGTTCAAGTCAGtaactttataaaaacttaaCACAGAGAATCATAGAACaaagcaagaaagaaaattaaatatgagTATCTGCTACATAATTTATtaccaaacagaaaaaaaaaaaagaattaggaaagaataaacaataaaaacccCGAAGGGATAAGAAGACCATAGCCATAGTGTTCACTGGCATTAATTCCATTAATCACTATTAACATGATCGAAAATATTAGGATTGTATAATTTCGTTGTGTCCCACGTTTCGTCAGCTTCCACTTGCACTTGCACACCTTTTAGCAGTAGAGGGTACGTTTTTTTCAGCACGGACAATCACCGCTCGTCGTTTTGTACTTATCGTCGCTACTCTCGTATACTCGTACTTCAAAATCAAACGTTCAAAAAATCCGAATGATATGAACAGATTGTTAGACGATGGTGGAATTCTTATTTAATCATTGAACTGGCCGCAAGACGAATATGGACATGTAAGTTAGGAAAGGAATCGAAAGATGTTAGGCCGTGGTGATTGAGGCTACAAACCAAATCAGTTGAAGGGTGTGATTTCTATCATATCAAAACTATGAGTTCACTAATACCCAAAGTACATTCGATGATCGCTAAAAGAGCATCTTAATTAGAACaagattattaaaaactaaagacATATAAAAATTCGAAACATGTAAACTCTGTTATTATTTAAGCAATATCCATTTCGCTCGTTGTTTTGCTTTACCTAAAGGGCAAGTTTTTCGTATGAGGCAAGGCCACTTGGATATGAAATACTCCACAAACTTTATTCCTATGCATATCATTTTgtctattataaaaatatagcaAGCCAAAGCTTTTTTTCGTAAAACAAATCTCCAATATTTAATTGCAATTTCGGTGGATAATCGGATTCCACTTTTGTACTTGAACGGCCACTTCTTTCTTATTAGTAACTttcattcaaaattttaaatgatttaaataCATTTCAactataatagaaattgttggCGAGAGTCGACCAATCACCAAAGGAAGCTCATGTCAGATTACATccacataaatatattatagtattgCTGTTTATATTCCAACTTTATTAGTATAAAGTTAGTTAATTGATGAGGATTAGCGACAAAAATATTGTATTAAACTAGATGGGGGTAAAAACCatacttaattatttaaataagcaaaagaaTATATTCCCAACTTGAGTTTTTGGGGTGTGGTGACGTACAAACTTCTCTTCTAGATAAGGAACTATGCACTACCAATTTTTTAAACTATGCACCACAAATTTCTGAAGTCTAATTATCAAAATGatgaaatctaaagaaaaagtAGTATTTAACCCTACTACAACTCATGAGTCACGACTTTCAGCTTAGCTACTATTATGCTAAGATTACTTCATTTGATCTTAGTGTTATGTATATCTGAAGTCTgaacttaattaaacaaaaataaataaataaatatatatatatatatatatttgaattaataaattcAATCTACAAACCATttatgtattcttttttttacatatacgAAAAATGTATAGTATGTAGACACgatttatttgcaaaatttagaTACAAAAATTCTCTTCTACCATTTTAgattctatttgtttttttgtctgttGGGTCTTTTATTTTCACGTT
It encodes the following:
- the LOC109127228 gene encoding LOW QUALITY PROTEIN: uncharacterized protein LOC109127228 (The sequence of the model RefSeq protein was modified relative to this genomic sequence to represent the inferred CDS: substituted 2 bases at 2 genomic stop codons); the encoded protein is MKSLVLGYERLALIVLGGGXCYFXVGRGHPCFWGNLVFLRP